Proteins from one Arsenophonus apicola genomic window:
- a CDS encoding DUF6931 family protein: MVKLKHCQLSPLAEQILQPFAPHNQNLQALREDAAWTDMVFYTVFMLPYRQALDLALAFIGHVYERELVQEQRILLQHARDWRSRGGDQLRHQLFEQAEAIGFDNPIAGLVLSIFLSEGSVTAPDLEVVTASPWQATQALASVLCLIIHFYSHDNVLQDKYVEQFFTLAQRYLIQLTPDTDLGRKNYLYQETTI, from the coding sequence ATGGTAAAGCTAAAACACTGTCAATTATCGCCTTTAGCGGAGCAAATATTGCAGCCATTTGCTCCGCATAATCAAAATTTACAGGCTTTACGTGAAGATGCCGCATGGACCGATATGGTGTTTTATACCGTGTTTATGCTGCCATATCGTCAGGCGCTCGATTTGGCTCTGGCATTTATTGGCCATGTTTATGAACGTGAGTTGGTACAAGAACAGAGAATATTATTACAACATGCCAGAGATTGGCGCTCACGGGGTGGCGATCAACTCCGTCATCAATTATTTGAACAAGCAGAGGCGATAGGGTTTGATAATCCGATTGCCGGGCTGGTACTGTCCATTTTCCTTAGTGAAGGGAGTGTCACTGCGCCTGACTTGGAAGTTGTCACTGCTTCCCCATGGCAGGCAACGCAAGCGTTAGCCAGTGTTCTGTGTCTGATCATCCATTTTTACAGCCATGATAACGTGTTGCAGGATAAATATGTCGAGCAATTTTTTACCCTAGCTCAACGATATTTGATCCAATTGACGCCTGATACTGATCTCGGTCGGAAAAACTATTTGTATCAGGAAACGACTATATAA
- a CDS encoding PAAR domain-containing protein, translating to MPMMPAARTGDLHVCPMVSPAVPPIPHVGGPIIPPGVPTVLIGGLPAATMGSMLVCVGPPDTIVMGSLTVLIGGRPAARLGDLCAHGGVITTGYPLVIIA from the coding sequence ATGCCAATGATGCCTGCTGCAAGAACGGGTGATTTGCATGTTTGCCCCATGGTTTCACCCGCAGTACCGCCGATCCCGCATGTTGGTGGCCCTATTATCCCCCCGGGAGTACCGACCGTCTTGATCGGTGGTTTACCGGCCGCCACCATGGGGTCAATGTTAGTCTGTGTTGGACCGCCAGATACTATTGTGATGGGCAGTTTAACGGTATTGATTGGTGGTCGCCCGGCGGCTCGATTAGGTGATCTGTGTGCCCATGGTGGCGTTATTACCACCGGTTACCCCTTGGTCATTATTGCTTAA
- the tssA gene encoding type VI secretion system protein TssA, producing the protein MELTVFDFDRLMLRLSDELPAGENIEYQPIFEQINQARESDDDLQLEDMWSCEVRQTDWRQVSLLCTEVLEKHSKDLQIACWLTQAQAKLHGLAGMATGIALISRLCETFWPTLWPKLDEEEGGYRADIRLARLNWLDNRLSHLLQDWPLTDDGRLNVRQWTRVQHYEHTIAVNAELRKPLQDDGYFGIADCEESIRHTSSSHVNHLQEQIQTLQTSLLTLQTILKNFCGENVIVMSDSLHQVEEMQGLYLLYSLFSIFPV; encoded by the coding sequence ATGGAGCTGACAGTATTTGACTTTGATCGCTTGATGTTGAGGCTCTCTGATGAATTACCGGCAGGAGAAAATATTGAATACCAGCCGATATTTGAGCAGATAAATCAGGCGCGAGAAAGTGATGATGATCTACAGCTAGAAGATATGTGGTCTTGTGAAGTGCGGCAAACTGATTGGCGTCAAGTGTCGCTGCTTTGTACTGAAGTATTGGAAAAGCATAGTAAAGATTTACAAATAGCCTGCTGGTTAACCCAAGCACAAGCTAAATTGCATGGTTTGGCGGGGATGGCGACGGGTATTGCATTAATTAGCCGTTTATGTGAAACATTTTGGCCGACACTTTGGCCTAAATTGGATGAAGAAGAAGGTGGCTACCGGGCGGATATCCGACTAGCGCGCTTAAATTGGTTAGACAATCGTTTAAGTCACCTATTGCAAGATTGGCCACTGACTGATGACGGTAGGCTGAATGTTAGGCAGTGGACTCGAGTACAACATTATGAACATACTATTGCCGTTAATGCTGAACTTAGAAAACCCCTCCAGGATGATGGCTATTTTGGTATTGCAGATTGTGAAGAGAGTATTCGCCATACGTCGTCATCCCATGTCAATCATCTGCAAGAGCAAATTCAGACGTTACAAACTTCGCTGCTGACGTTACAGACCATATTGAAAAATTTTTGTGGTGAAAATGTCATTGTTATGAGTGATAGCTTACACCAGGTAGAGGAAATGCAGGGTTTATATTTGCTCTATAGCCTGTTTTCTATTTTCCCGGTGTGA
- a CDS encoding type VI secretion lipoprotein TssJ, with amino-acid sequence MNRTKICLRLLVMLVLVGNVTGCNSPYSSEQQRQIAIEQASATFASDAINIDMIADPQLNAFNRVPNSCRVLIIQAERRDQLEGLLNNPSLLRNLFARAGGSENILKLDSYVMMPGQRVTLHLDRVEQARYVALIAGYYPLPNERHARIFSIPVELSSQGWWNKRWQANFIPINIGITLGEATIIRSNKSIRRPSDDVVFPSQSATAKASKSITR; translated from the coding sequence ATGAATCGAACCAAAATTTGCCTTCGTTTGCTAGTCATGTTGGTTCTAGTGGGAAATGTTACTGGTTGCAATTCACCTTATTCTAGTGAACAACAACGTCAAATAGCGATCGAGCAAGCGTCAGCCACCTTTGCTAGCGATGCGATTAATATTGATATGATAGCCGATCCGCAATTGAATGCGTTTAATCGAGTACCCAATAGTTGTAGGGTCCTGATTATTCAAGCGGAAAGGCGTGATCAGTTAGAAGGTTTATTAAATAATCCTTCGCTGTTACGCAATCTTTTTGCTCGCGCGGGCGGTAGTGAAAATATCCTTAAATTGGATAGCTATGTCATGATGCCAGGTCAACGGGTAACATTACATCTTGATCGCGTAGAGCAAGCGCGTTATGTGGCATTGATAGCGGGTTATTATCCACTGCCGAATGAAAGGCATGCGCGGATTTTTTCTATTCCTGTCGAATTAAGCTCGCAAGGCTGGTGGAATAAGCGTTGGCAAGCCAATTTTATTCCCATCAATATCGGAATTACGCTAGGTGAGGCGACTATTATTCGCAGTAATAAATCGATTAGACGACCGAGTGACGATGTTGTTTTTCCTTCCCAATCGGCAACGGCAAAAGCGAGTAAATCTATCACGAGATAA
- the tssK gene encoding type VI secretion system baseplate subunit TssK gives MRYPDVVRDHLGKIMLDYKPIYWFSGLYLQPQHLQTQQLHDEYWRARYQLLTQPWAWGVINISFHQAALRDEELRIYEGQFILPNGVYADCNVNAIVAPRSLRDCWQVREKPILVYIGLRQISHNQNNVTCIAKANESTEQTTRWLSWPTEQPIRDLYGNGAEVQIQQMSYNLRFFLQDEIAQLTGYTLLPIGRLRQGANGIEWDSDYFPPSMTLKAVPWLWLRIDNLCLELTGRLHQFEEFKRPPMVETGELNQRKDFYC, from the coding sequence ATGAGATATCCAGATGTTGTCAGGGATCATTTAGGGAAAATTATGCTTGATTATAAACCCATATATTGGTTTAGCGGATTGTATTTACAACCGCAGCATTTACAAACACAGCAACTACATGATGAATATTGGCGTGCTCGCTATCAATTATTAACCCAGCCTTGGGCTTGGGGGGTAATAAATATCAGTTTTCATCAAGCGGCATTACGTGATGAAGAGTTACGTATTTATGAAGGGCAGTTTATCTTGCCAAATGGTGTTTATGCTGATTGTAATGTCAATGCCATTGTTGCTCCCCGGTCATTAAGAGATTGCTGGCAAGTAAGAGAAAAACCCATACTGGTTTATATTGGCTTAAGACAGATCAGTCATAATCAAAATAATGTTACTTGTATAGCAAAAGCAAACGAGAGCACTGAACAGACAACGCGCTGGCTCAGTTGGCCGACGGAGCAGCCTATCAGAGATCTGTATGGTAATGGAGCTGAAGTTCAGATACAGCAGATGTCATATAACTTACGCTTTTTCTTACAAGACGAAATAGCGCAATTAACCGGTTATACGTTATTGCCGATAGGTCGATTACGTCAGGGAGCAAATGGGATTGAATGGGATAGTGATTACTTTCCACCAAGCATGACATTGAAAGCGGTGCCATGGTTATGGCTGCGAATTGATAATTTATGTTTAGAACTAACCGGACGTCTTCATCAATTTGAGGAATTTAAACGGCCACCGATGGTGGAAACCGGTGAGTTAAACCAGAGAAAAGATTTTTACTGTTAG
- the tssK gene encoding type VI secretion system baseplate subunit TssK: protein MRTLARYVVRLQHYKEAQDIHPWKIVGLLKELIAELTCFTDLCSFNGICQWDNTVAPSYDHHDIAASLKLCERKIMRLLDNLMIKQDNVISFAKQSEGYFSANWLLASQQKYVAIYLVMRSEQFIQQEYEVPDDRLIKMAAKVRLTPSLLAL, encoded by the coding sequence ATGCGTACTTTGGCGCGTTATGTCGTTCGTTTGCAGCATTATAAAGAAGCGCAAGATATCCATCCATGGAAAATAGTCGGCTTATTAAAAGAGTTGATAGCGGAACTTACTTGTTTTACTGATCTTTGCTCATTTAATGGCATATGCCAATGGGATAACACCGTTGCGCCTAGCTATGATCATCATGATATTGCGGCAAGCCTGAAGTTATGCGAACGTAAAATTATGAGATTACTCGATAATTTAATGATCAAGCAAGATAACGTTATCTCATTTGCTAAACAGAGTGAAGGCTATTTCTCAGCCAATTGGTTATTGGCGTCGCAACAAAAATATGTCGCTATTTATTTAGTGATGCGCTCAGAACAATTTATCCAGCAGGAATATGAAGTGCCTGATGATAGGTTGATAAAAATGGCAGCTAAAGTCAGATTGACACCATCATTACTCGCTCTTTAG
- the tssK gene encoding type VI secretion system baseplate subunit TssK, whose product MPPHGLPQKMNSRYFKVAEHSPAWEEIKNSGNIILHWLEAPEDLQIDLILARSY is encoded by the coding sequence ATCCCACCGCATGGGTTACCACAAAAAATGAATAGCCGTTATTTCAAGGTAGCAGAGCATAGCCCTGCTTGGGAAGAAATTAAAAACAGCGGCAATATCATACTGCATTGGCTAGAAGCACCGGAAGATTTACAGATAGATTTGATTTTGGCCAGGAGTTATTAG
- a CDS encoding DotU family type IV/VI secretion system protein, translated as MYLVDFYMPVFHRVLLIVQQAEQYSDALRETVKMMLVKAQNNALMQGYDKQDIDDAHFAVLVWVDEMILNAGAEWLEQWRLSSLQQLSYDSTLGGLTFFERLKSMSVDRFQARLVYLCCLLCGFRGRYATDGEKALQHLIDQEIDNLPNQLRQFMINKNLRLMPAMLSHSDSHAQPLMSQAWERCLAISIILALYLLASVCLFNLAT; from the coding sequence ATGTACTTAGTTGATTTTTATATGCCAGTTTTTCACCGAGTACTTTTGATTGTGCAACAAGCCGAACAATATAGCGATGCATTACGAGAAACGGTAAAAATGATGTTAGTGAAGGCACAAAACAATGCATTGATGCAGGGTTATGACAAACAAGATATAGACGATGCACATTTTGCCGTGTTGGTTTGGGTCGATGAAATGATATTGAATGCTGGGGCTGAATGGCTTGAACAATGGCGCCTTTCATCGCTGCAGCAGCTAAGTTATGACTCTACCTTAGGTGGATTAACCTTTTTTGAACGTTTAAAGTCGATGTCAGTCGATCGCTTTCAAGCCAGGCTGGTTTATCTTTGCTGTTTGCTGTGTGGTTTTCGCGGCCGTTATGCAACCGATGGTGAAAAGGCGTTACAACATCTGATTGATCAGGAGATTGATAATTTACCCAATCAACTGCGCCAATTTATGATCAATAAAAATTTGCGTTTGATGCCGGCAATGCTCAGTCATTCAGATAGTCATGCTCAACCTCTGATGAGCCAAGCATGGGAACGCTGTCTTGCTATCAGCATAATATTAGCTTTGTACTTGCTTGCTTCGGTTTGCCTTTTTAATCTTGCTACTTGA
- a CDS encoding type VI secretion protein IcmF/TssM N-terminal domain-containing protein, producing the protein MKKFFCIVGILLLLIGLLCLCFALVAWWSWPTLMALWLFLGCLCALLIIYVSVLVIPRTQRWLKQQLVKKRYGRNRLERQLWHHWKHGAGIQKRWRLIWREYAPPWFVVLGTQEAGQQGLLANSQIPSLAGLDSHSVNERQFSCRWWFFRRAMYLVMSSYFSTDKPLYRQAWQRLTYWFSKVRPPTGIVLCVPMNLLLQANSKVRFQTARLMREQLAILQQRLGYRLSVWLLVTHSECLPGFDIWSRQLSEQQRQQVLGGMIDQGVTGNYIGAVDRTLDSVIQALKITCLCQLNDYRITPPAELLILPAQIRQLQPALEEYLQALFEPDHYQQHSLLCGLFFAATENNDNEPGAKSLFSQQLLEKILPDQKSKKQPLLNARFWQRRALYCLLIFSLLFGGARSLWVAYKDMLQLACDPSNSTLVCRYERYQQAEAWQERGIDLFSPLRYLLRQYLAQQYLYPLTDINYYPNPIINNLASRFANSSYQQKRHLILNLARFINSEQAMSQGASLTQLRQLPTWSASELLGRTVAVSQNEYIAIRLAQYRTGQAQQALSQWRSVLQQLLEKDNHWSWLLDDNIVNNADKVTLADFWPIDGSDQQKLSVQVKAIYTQNGEKALQALLDEIALAVNDATLFSQRRSQFISNYHQQYQSAWLTLAQAMPQAESYIRGKSNWQQLMLDTAQNTSPYLRFFNRLAIESEPIPQPEQQSWLRDQLSLWQLHNYLPESNFLQQLSMQESVWRRFIQTKFGRLPPISIRVDQHALFRYQAWRQMLQKTVQYALLGDNEAEQLVKISLGVEHDQQNGNSRLLANQFDLWWQPLQVKNMAQLEPLLRHLWQGDKRLLVRFAFFSAAEKLQQQWYSQVIWPMSNANDHQLLTITEQMARLSDYSKRFIQQHANYALNINGQGISRRSLAGINFPLNEAFLHFIHQIVRPNDLAPASADIRRRLQEKRELLQTRQDGEIDPEHSQWAMLTFTSQPASANRQAQVLPIGSRISLDCQPQIQRINSINFNDSATMRWHPQWWQRIKIDIDFPGFQLTQIYSGAENMVRFIRTLSQGELIFNAKDFTHQYTALTSLGIKRITVRYLLEGAPEALSLYQHWSQQQKQQRDKQQQLQHLDQQLLNLNAPAIPVKGSLSSLPLEITTLWYEIRNNS; encoded by the coding sequence ATGAAAAAGTTTTTTTGCATCGTCGGTATATTATTACTGCTGATAGGTCTCTTATGTTTGTGTTTTGCGCTGGTTGCCTGGTGGTCATGGCCAACATTAATGGCACTATGGTTATTTTTAGGCTGTTTATGTGCTCTGCTAATAATCTATGTCAGTGTATTAGTCATCCCCAGAACACAAAGATGGCTAAAACAGCAACTGGTAAAAAAACGCTATGGCAGAAACCGGCTGGAACGTCAGTTATGGCATCACTGGAAGCATGGTGCAGGCATACAAAAACGCTGGCGGTTAATATGGCGAGAATATGCTCCACCCTGGTTTGTGGTATTAGGCACGCAAGAGGCTGGCCAACAAGGATTATTAGCCAATAGTCAAATTCCTTCACTGGCAGGCTTGGATAGTCATTCGGTAAATGAACGGCAATTTAGTTGTCGCTGGTGGTTTTTTCGACGTGCTATGTATCTGGTCATGTCTAGTTATTTTTCAACGGATAAACCATTGTATCGCCAGGCTTGGCAACGCTTAACTTATTGGTTTTCCAAGGTTCGACCGCCAACCGGTATCGTCCTTTGTGTACCCATGAATTTATTGTTGCAGGCTAATAGTAAAGTGCGTTTTCAGACAGCGCGCTTGATGCGTGAACAATTAGCAATTTTACAACAACGCTTGGGTTATCGTTTATCGGTATGGCTGCTAGTAACTCATAGTGAGTGCTTACCTGGATTTGACATATGGAGCCGTCAATTGTCCGAACAGCAGCGGCAGCAGGTGTTGGGCGGCATGATTGACCAAGGGGTAACAGGTAATTATATTGGCGCGGTAGATCGCACGTTGGATTCAGTTATTCAGGCGTTAAAGATCACCTGTCTGTGCCAATTAAATGATTATCGGATTACCCCACCGGCCGAGTTACTGATATTGCCCGCACAGATAAGGCAGTTACAGCCGGCGCTGGAAGAATATTTGCAGGCTCTATTTGAACCTGATCATTATCAGCAACATAGTTTATTATGCGGTTTATTTTTTGCCGCAACAGAAAATAATGATAATGAACCTGGGGCGAAAAGTTTATTTAGTCAGCAACTGCTAGAAAAAATATTGCCTGATCAAAAAAGCAAGAAACAGCCCTTGCTTAACGCTCGTTTTTGGCAGCGTCGCGCTTTGTATTGTTTATTAATTTTTAGCTTACTCTTTGGTGGTGCGCGATCATTATGGGTCGCTTATAAAGATATGCTTCAGTTAGCTTGCGACCCTTCAAACAGTACTTTGGTTTGTCGTTATGAGCGTTATCAGCAGGCAGAGGCATGGCAGGAGCGCGGGATAGATCTATTTTCACCGCTGCGTTATCTGTTGCGGCAATATCTTGCGCAACAATATTTATATCCGTTAACAGATATAAATTATTATCCTAACCCAATCATTAATAATCTGGCTTCCCGTTTCGCTAACAGTAGTTATCAACAAAAGCGCCATCTTATTCTCAATTTGGCTCGTTTTATTAATAGTGAGCAGGCTATGAGTCAAGGTGCCAGCTTAACGCAATTGCGGCAACTTCCGACCTGGTCGGCCAGCGAACTTCTGGGGAGGACGGTTGCTGTATCACAGAACGAGTATATTGCCATACGTTTAGCGCAGTATCGTACCGGCCAAGCGCAGCAAGCATTATCTCAGTGGCGGTCTGTGTTACAGCAACTACTAGAAAAAGATAACCATTGGTCATGGTTGCTGGATGATAATATTGTTAATAATGCTGACAAAGTTACCCTGGCTGATTTTTGGCCGATTGACGGCAGCGATCAACAAAAATTGTCAGTCCAAGTTAAGGCAATTTATACCCAAAATGGCGAAAAAGCATTACAGGCATTACTGGATGAAATAGCCTTAGCCGTTAATGATGCCACCCTTTTTTCCCAGCGGCGAAGTCAGTTTATCAGCAACTATCATCAACAATATCAGTCCGCTTGGTTAACTTTGGCACAGGCGATGCCACAAGCAGAAAGTTACATCCGCGGTAAAAGTAATTGGCAACAATTAATGCTTGATACGGCGCAAAACACGAGTCCTTATCTGCGCTTTTTTAATCGCCTGGCAATAGAAAGTGAACCCATCCCACAGCCAGAGCAACAATCTTGGCTAAGGGATCAATTGTCTTTGTGGCAATTACATAACTACTTACCAGAAAGCAATTTTTTGCAGCAGTTGTCAATGCAAGAGAGTGTTTGGCGTCGATTTATCCAAACTAAGTTTGGTCGGTTACCGCCAATCTCTATTCGTGTTGATCAACACGCGCTATTTCGTTATCAAGCCTGGCGTCAAATGTTACAAAAAACTGTTCAATATGCCTTGTTGGGAGATAATGAAGCAGAACAGCTAGTGAAAATTTCTCTTGGCGTAGAGCATGATCAGCAAAACGGCAATTCACGCTTACTCGCTAATCAATTTGATTTATGGTGGCAGCCACTGCAGGTTAAAAACATGGCGCAACTTGAACCACTATTACGGCATTTATGGCAGGGGGATAAGCGTTTGTTAGTGCGCTTTGCGTTTTTTAGTGCGGCTGAGAAATTACAACAGCAGTGGTACAGCCAGGTCATTTGGCCAATGAGTAATGCCAATGATCATCAGCTATTAACGATAACAGAACAAATGGCGCGCTTGTCTGATTATAGTAAGCGTTTTATCCAGCAACATGCTAATTATGCATTGAATATCAATGGCCAAGGAATATCACGTCGTTCTCTAGCTGGTATTAATTTTCCGCTTAATGAGGCATTTTTGCATTTTATTCATCAGATTGTGCGACCTAATGATTTAGCGCCAGCCAGTGCAGATATTCGTAGACGGTTACAGGAGAAACGTGAATTATTACAAACTCGACAGGATGGGGAAATAGATCCTGAGCACAGTCAATGGGCAATGTTAACCTTTACGAGTCAGCCAGCAAGTGCCAATCGGCAGGCACAAGTTTTACCCATCGGTAGTCGCATTAGTTTAGATTGTCAGCCACAAATTCAGCGAATCAATAGTATCAATTTTAATGATAGCGCTACCATGCGTTGGCATCCGCAATGGTGGCAACGCATAAAAATTGATATCGATTTTCCAGGCTTTCAGTTGACGCAAATTTATAGTGGAGCCGAGAATATGGTGCGATTTATTCGAACCCTATCTCAAGGAGAATTGATCTTTAATGCGAAAGATTTTACCCACCAATATACCGCATTAACATCATTAGGCATTAAACGTATCACGGTACGTTATTTGTTAGAGGGTGCGCCAGAGGCGTTGTCACTATACCAACACTGGTCACAGCAGCAGAAACAACAAAGGGATAAGCAACAACAACTGCAACACTTAGATCAGCAATTACTGAATTTAAATGCGCCAGCGATACCCGTAAAGGGTTCGTTGTCATCGTTACCATTAGAAATTACTACTTTGTGGTATGAAATAAGGAATAATTCGTGA
- the tssH gene encoding type VI secretion system ATPase TssH — MSSNLKQIINNLSLPARECLDSAASLAVSHTHHEIESEHLLLMLLEKQTQLVEQLCYHANGDALKLLEACQSSLAQLRSGCHRAPVFSVLLTDWLESAWMYATILWQVDKLSPLLLLASLLAERELHQGLPLYLQQALQINGELLDKAVEMMMQQSVTSSRSQGQASALMKYAHHLTQAARDNKLDPVLGREKEIRQLIDILLRRRQNNPLLTGEAGVGKTALVEGLAQRIVAGNIPAALANVELFTLDFGLLQAGASIKGEFESRLQQLLEEVKNYPLPIILFIDEAHTLIGAGGQAGQNDAANLLKPALARGELRTIAATTQAEYKKYFEKDAALARRFQLIKVDEPTQEVAIAMLRAMVPMMEQHHGVRILDSAVTEAVQLAARYITGRQLPDKSVTLLDSACARVAISQCGEPGPIEDLRAMLAQRNIERQSLLREGSPEHENISRHIEQLQNSLNALLPEYYQQQQLVQAIKAAGENEKEIAPLRRELHVRHQQHAYVFDCVDAACVADIVSGWTGIPLGRMVENERDVLLNLEQRLASRIMGQDHALAQIARQIRIAKAQLADPRKPCGVFMLVGPSGVGKTETAIALAHEMYGGERSMITVNMSEYQEAHSVAGLKWAPPGYVGYGQGGVFTESVRRRPYSVILLDEVEKAHPDVLELFFQVFDKGIIEDAEGQRIDFCNSLIILT, encoded by the coding sequence GTGAGCAGTAATTTAAAACAGATTATTAATAACCTTTCGCTGCCGGCACGTGAGTGTCTGGATAGTGCAGCCAGTTTAGCGGTTAGTCACACCCACCATGAGATAGAAAGTGAGCATTTACTACTAATGTTATTAGAAAAACAGACCCAATTAGTGGAGCAGCTCTGTTATCACGCTAATGGTGATGCATTGAAGTTATTAGAAGCCTGTCAATCGTCTTTAGCTCAATTGCGTAGTGGATGTCATCGAGCGCCAGTCTTTTCTGTTTTGTTGACGGATTGGTTAGAAAGTGCCTGGATGTATGCAACCATACTCTGGCAGGTGGATAAACTATCACCCTTATTATTATTGGCGAGTTTGTTGGCAGAACGTGAATTGCATCAGGGATTACCACTATATCTCCAGCAGGCACTGCAAATTAATGGTGAGCTATTGGATAAAGCCGTTGAAATGATGATGCAGCAATCTGTTACCTCCTCTAGGTCTCAAGGGCAAGCATCAGCCTTGATGAAATATGCTCACCATTTGACGCAGGCAGCGCGTGACAATAAATTAGATCCGGTACTCGGACGAGAAAAAGAGATCCGTCAACTGATTGATATCTTGTTGCGTCGTCGGCAAAACAATCCCTTACTCACAGGGGAAGCCGGGGTTGGTAAAACTGCATTAGTTGAGGGATTGGCGCAACGTATTGTGGCCGGGAATATTCCGGCCGCGCTAGCAAATGTAGAACTATTTACGCTAGATTTCGGTTTATTACAGGCTGGTGCCAGTATCAAAGGTGAATTCGAAAGTCGCTTGCAACAATTATTAGAGGAAGTAAAAAATTATCCATTACCGATTATTTTATTCATTGATGAAGCACACACCTTGATTGGCGCGGGTGGTCAAGCAGGACAAAATGATGCGGCAAATTTATTAAAGCCGGCATTAGCCAGAGGAGAACTGCGTACCATCGCCGCGACGACACAAGCGGAGTACAAAAAATATTTTGAAAAAGATGCGGCCCTGGCGCGTCGTTTCCAACTAATCAAAGTAGATGAGCCTACGCAGGAAGTCGCTATCGCCATGCTGCGTGCTATGGTGCCGATGATGGAACAACATCATGGTGTAAGAATTTTAGATAGCGCAGTTACGGAAGCAGTCCAGTTAGCAGCGCGTTATATTACCGGTCGCCAATTACCGGATAAGTCAGTTACCTTGCTCGATAGTGCTTGCGCTCGAGTCGCTATTTCTCAATGTGGTGAGCCCGGGCCTATAGAAGATCTACGAGCAATGTTGGCGCAGCGAAATATTGAACGTCAATCGCTGCTACGCGAAGGCTCCCCTGAGCATGAAAATATCAGCCGTCATATTGAGCAGTTACAAAATTCGCTAAATGCACTATTACCCGAATATTATCAGCAACAACAGCTGGTGCAGGCAATCAAAGCCGCAGGTGAAAATGAGAAAGAAATTGCCCCGTTACGGCGTGAATTACATGTACGCCATCAACAACATGCCTATGTATTTGATTGTGTCGATGCAGCTTGTGTGGCGGACATAGTTTCTGGTTGGACAGGCATCCCATTAGGCCGAATGGTGGAAAATGAGCGCGATGTATTGCTCAATCTTGAGCAACGCTTAGCTAGCCGAATTATGGGGCAAGATCATGCTTTAGCGCAAATTGCCCGTCAAATACGCATTGCTAAAGCGCAACTGGCAGATCCACGGAAACCTTGCGGTGTTTTTATGTTAGTCGGCCCTTCAGGGGTAGGAAAGACAGAAACTGCAATCGCATTAGCCCATGAGATGTATGGTGGTGAACGAAGTATGATCACCGTTAATATGTCAGAATATCAAGAAGCCCATTCGGTTGCTGGTTTAAAATGGGCTCCGCCAGGTTATGTAGGCTATGGGCAGGGTGGCGTATTTACTGAATCGGTGCGAAGACGCCCTTATAGTGTGATTTTATTAGATGAAGTAGAGAAAGCACACCCGGATGTACTGGAGCTATTTTTTCAAGTTTTTGATAAAGGTATAATAGAGGACGCGGAAGGACAACGAATCGATTTTTGCAATAGCTTAATTATTTTAACTTAA
- a CDS encoding response regulator codes for MSKKVIIADDHPVFLLGLRMILASMPENYQIVGEAHHVSGLLSLLQTKPVDMLITDFIMPGDKNMDGLRMISHIRKNWPTLPIVVITMVNEPNIISMLSRYHVKAILNKSSLASELEKGLYNTAGQEQPYISSDFLSSPIDQLARILTPKELEVIRLLAKGLTVNDIATKVFRTKQTISSQKQSVMKKLNIPNDAALYNYLQQVGLSG; via the coding sequence ATGAGTAAAAAAGTTATTATTGCTGATGATCACCCGGTATTTTTACTGGGATTACGTATGATCCTTGCTAGTATGCCAGAAAATTATCAGATTGTGGGTGAGGCACATCATGTCAGTGGGCTGCTATCTTTGCTGCAAACTAAACCGGTAGATATGTTGATAACGGATTTTATTATGCCGGGAGACAAAAATATGGATGGTTTACGCATGATAAGTCATATTCGCAAAAATTGGCCAACTTTACCTATCGTGGTGATCACGATGGTTAATGAACCAAATATCATCAGCATGCTTTCGCGTTATCATGTCAAAGCAATTCTGAATAAAAGCAGTTTAGCGAGTGAACTTGAGAAAGGACTTTATAATACTGCGGGTCAGGAACAGCCTTATATTAGTTCTGACTTTCTCAGTTCTCCTATTGATCAACTCGCTCGGATATTAACGCCTAAAGAGTTAGAAGTGATACGTTTACTGGCAAAAGGATTAACCGTTAATGATATTGCGACCAAAGTTTTTCGCACTAAGCAAACTATTAGTTCGCAAAAACAGAGTGTAATGAAAAAGCTTAATATTCCAAACGATGCAGCTTTATATAATTATTTGCAACAGGTGGGGCTCAGTGGGTGA